One genomic window of Streptomyces sp. NBC_01498 includes the following:
- a CDS encoding tyrosine-type recombinase/integrase, protein MTTPRDTPASRRIRANGDGTVYQRKDSRWEAAGYVLARGNTRKRVRVYGTTRKEALAKLTEKIANSNRGVPVPSAQGSLAAYLTYWLKAVAVHHLRENTHTRYTACVNNYLIPGLGKKKLAKLTARDVRTWLNQLRTTCQCCARSIDAGRDQPRCCATGTCCSKRLSPLTLTYIHSVLKSALEHAVREEEIPRNVARNVRTGTPRPRRFEPLTAEEARHFLAAANEHRLHALFELALHTGLRKGELLGLRWEDLNLDRGTAAIRRTLQRTNTDGLTALPTKTRASERRIALPDRCIQSLKHRHEEQQSDRDTAGAEWQHNGYVFTTPQGRAIDPTNLTRTFTTLLRKAGLRRIRFHDLRHSTATLLLEQGVELVVIKELLGHAHIGVTATVYAHVRLRLQRQAIDTLGTALDIPGNDESTRDNGDDPPLCGATVH, encoded by the coding sequence ATGACCACACCCCGCGACACCCCCGCCTCCCGCCGTATCCGCGCCAACGGTGACGGAACCGTCTACCAGCGCAAGGACAGCCGCTGGGAGGCCGCCGGATATGTCCTCGCCCGCGGCAACACCCGCAAGCGCGTCCGCGTCTACGGCACCACCCGCAAGGAAGCCCTGGCCAAGCTCACCGAGAAGATCGCCAACAGCAACCGCGGGGTCCCCGTACCCTCCGCGCAGGGCAGCCTAGCCGCGTACCTGACGTACTGGCTGAAGGCCGTTGCCGTCCACCACCTCCGCGAGAACACCCACACCCGCTACACCGCCTGCGTGAACAACTACCTCATCCCCGGCCTGGGCAAGAAGAAGCTCGCCAAGCTCACCGCCAGGGACGTCCGCACCTGGCTCAACCAACTCCGCACCACCTGCCAGTGCTGTGCCCGCAGCATCGACGCCGGCCGCGATCAACCCCGTTGCTGCGCCACCGGAACATGCTGCTCCAAACGGCTCTCGCCGCTGACGCTGACCTACATCCACTCCGTCCTCAAGTCCGCCCTGGAACACGCCGTGCGCGAGGAGGAGATCCCGCGCAACGTCGCCCGCAACGTCCGCACCGGCACGCCTCGGCCCCGACGCTTCGAACCACTCACCGCTGAAGAAGCCCGCCATTTCCTCGCCGCCGCGAACGAACACCGGCTGCACGCCCTGTTCGAACTCGCTCTCCACACCGGGCTCCGCAAGGGTGAACTCCTCGGTCTCCGCTGGGAAGACCTCAACCTTGACCGGGGCACCGCTGCCATCCGCCGAACATTGCAGCGCACCAACACAGACGGCCTCACCGCTTTGCCAACCAAGACTCGGGCCTCCGAGCGCCGCATCGCCCTCCCTGACCGCTGCATCCAGTCGCTGAAGCACCGCCACGAAGAGCAGCAGAGCGACCGTGACACGGCGGGCGCCGAGTGGCAGCACAACGGGTACGTGTTCACCACGCCGCAGGGAAGAGCGATCGACCCGACCAACCTCACCCGGACCTTCACCACACTCCTCCGTAAGGCCGGCCTCCGCCGCATCCGCTTCCACGACCTCAGACACTCCACCGCCACCCTGCTCCTGGAACAGGGCGTCGAACTCGTCGTGATCAAGGAACTCCTCGGCCACGCCCACATCGGCGTCACCGCCACCGTCTACGCCCATGTGCGACTCCGCCTCCAGCGCCAGGCCATAGACACCCTCGGCACCGCCCTTGACATCCCTGGCAACGACGAGTCGACCCGCGACAACGGCGATGACCCGCCGCTGTGCGGAGCCACCGTCCACTGA
- a CDS encoding helix-turn-helix domain-containing protein, whose amino-acid sequence MIPPPPTVLRTEVAPALDLLTVPQVMARLQLGRSAVYDLLRSGQLTSITLGRARRIPTHALTDFIRTRLEQEAAA is encoded by the coding sequence ATGATCCCGCCCCCGCCCACCGTCCTCCGCACGGAGGTGGCACCGGCGCTGGATCTGCTCACGGTGCCCCAGGTGATGGCCCGCCTCCAGCTCGGCCGTTCCGCCGTCTACGACCTGCTCCGCTCCGGCCAGCTCACCTCGATCACCCTCGGCCGCGCCCGCCGCATCCCCACCCACGCCCTCACCGACTTCATCCGCACCCGCCTCGAACAGGAAGCCGCCGCCTGA
- a CDS encoding replication initiator — protein sequence MRPEGARLCHTTTADTTTGEALRSYASSDEPTGSLLTTCGNRRASRCPACSRLYAADTYHLIRAGLSGGKTVPDAVRTHPRVFVTLTPPSFGPVHNRLTTPGGDIRPCRCRKLHELNDALIGTPLNPATYDYEGAVLFNAYASTLWARFTTYLRREIAAGLGMTQKAARAVLRVSFAKVAEYQQRGLVHFHAVIRLDGPDGSSQPPPPYATVAVLTKAARAAAARVRVTVASDAVGERELGWGEQFDVREIASFGTDAELTDQAVAAYVAKYATKSADASGTLDRALFCRPCQGRGATVLPHGTPLPCTACGGTGQARPLPRLAVARHVRQMIRTCWELGKLPEFADLKLWKWAHMLGFRGHFSTKSRSYSTTLGALRDARRAWRTEQARTHTGLPEPDPTTTLVVGRWDYLGSGYSPGAALLAAGVWHRKELERQFIAEGGC from the coding sequence GTGCGGCCGGAAGGCGCTCGCCTGTGCCACACCACCACCGCCGACACCACGACCGGCGAGGCCCTGCGTTCCTACGCCTCCTCCGACGAGCCCACAGGCAGCCTGCTCACCACGTGCGGCAACCGCCGCGCCTCCCGTTGCCCGGCCTGCTCCCGCCTCTACGCCGCCGACACCTACCACCTCATCCGCGCCGGCCTCTCCGGCGGCAAGACCGTGCCCGACGCCGTCCGCACCCACCCCCGCGTCTTCGTCACTCTCACCCCGCCATCCTTCGGCCCCGTCCACAACCGCCTCACCACCCCCGGCGGCGACATCCGGCCCTGCCGCTGCCGCAAGCTCCACGAACTTAACGACGCCCTGATCGGGACGCCGCTGAACCCCGCGACGTACGACTACGAAGGCGCGGTCTTGTTCAACGCCTACGCCTCCACGCTGTGGGCCCGCTTCACCACCTACCTGCGCCGCGAGATCGCCGCCGGGCTCGGCATGACCCAGAAGGCGGCCCGCGCGGTCCTGCGGGTGTCCTTCGCCAAGGTCGCCGAGTACCAGCAGCGCGGTCTGGTCCACTTCCACGCCGTCATCCGACTCGACGGCCCGGACGGCAGCAGCCAGCCCCCGCCGCCGTACGCCACCGTCGCCGTACTCACCAAGGCCGCCCGCGCCGCCGCCGCGCGGGTCCGCGTCACGGTCGCCTCGGATGCGGTCGGGGAACGCGAACTCGGCTGGGGCGAACAGTTCGACGTGCGCGAGATCGCCTCCTTCGGCACCGACGCCGAACTCACCGACCAGGCCGTGGCCGCCTACGTGGCGAAATACGCCACCAAGTCCGCCGACGCCTCCGGCACCCTCGACCGCGCCCTGTTCTGCCGCCCCTGCCAGGGACGCGGCGCCACCGTCCTCCCCCACGGGACCCCGCTCCCGTGCACCGCCTGCGGCGGCACCGGGCAGGCCCGGCCGTTGCCCCGGCTCGCCGTCGCCCGGCACGTGCGGCAGATGATCCGCACCTGCTGGGAGCTGGGAAAGCTGCCGGAGTTCGCCGATCTCAAGCTCTGGAAGTGGGCGCACATGCTCGGCTTCCGGGGCCACTTCTCCACCAAGTCCCGCAGCTACTCCACCACCCTCGGCGCGCTGCGCGACGCCCGCCGCGCCTGGCGCACCGAACAGGCCCGCACCCACACCGGCCTGCCCGAGCCGGACCCGACGACCACGCTCGTCGTCGGTCGGTGGGACTACCTGGGCTCGGGCTACAGCCCCGGCGCCGCGCTCCTCGCGGCCGGCGTGTGGCACCGCAAGGAACTGGAACGGCAGTTCATCGCGGAAGGGGGCTGCTGA
- a CDS encoding winged helix-turn-helix domain-containing protein, with translation MRTANTLRKQIQDGQLAPGAKLPPAREMQEQFGIANSTAQNALRVLKEEGLIYSVQGRGVFVRELSPRDQLLNRYNEMLDESIAQRQADEEAVRLSGKSDEEA, from the coding sequence GTGCGGACTGCGAACACGCTCCGCAAGCAGATCCAGGACGGCCAGCTCGCACCCGGTGCCAAGCTGCCGCCTGCCCGCGAAATGCAGGAACAGTTCGGCATCGCCAACTCCACCGCGCAGAACGCCTTGCGGGTCCTCAAGGAGGAAGGGCTGATCTACTCCGTGCAAGGCCGAGGCGTCTTCGTCCGCGAACTCAGCCCGCGCGATCAGCTCCTCAACCGTTACAACGAGATGCTCGACGAGAGCATCGCCCAGCGCCAGGCGGACGAGGAAGCAGTACGGCTCAGCGGCAAGTCCGATGAAGAGGCGTAA
- a CDS encoding DUF7848 domain-containing protein, translating into MGRATRRRTFADSDGGVEREGGRGQPEVGTVTPRSVLRYETWSIQPDREPDAEPVLYASSSDLPLSRTASSSAWRWAMLSSSISL; encoded by the coding sequence GTGGGACGTGCCACCCGAAGACGTACGTTCGCCGACTCCGACGGAGGAGTTGAGCGCGAAGGTGGCCGTGGCCAACCGGAGGTGGGGACGGTGACCCCTCGCTCGGTCCTGCGCTACGAGACCTGGAGTATCCAGCCCGACCGCGAGCCGGACGCGGAGCCGGTCCTTTACGCCTCTTCATCGGACTTGCCGCTGAGCCGTACTGCTTCCTCGTCCGCCTGGCGCTGGGCGATGCTCTCGTCGAGCATCTCGTTGTAA
- a CDS encoding XRE family transcriptional regulator, whose product MAAGGWTYAVLAQQVEVDPKSVERWVNLGRIPRRATALQAAKALGEDVHALWPALRQARPARAISPELVALYEQRADIPVSTFTDLMTQAREQIDILVYAAVFLHEAYPRLNELLTERAAEGCTVRIAIGDPDSDNVQARGQEERFGHGIESRCCLALMHYRPLAGTPGIEVRTHGTTLYNSLYRADDQQLVNAHVWGVNAYAAPVWHLRRHETGGMFDTYAESFDAVWTTATPVREDG is encoded by the coding sequence ATGGCGGCGGGAGGCTGGACGTACGCCGTACTCGCTCAGCAGGTCGAGGTCGACCCGAAGTCGGTCGAGCGCTGGGTGAACCTCGGGCGTATCCCACGTCGTGCCACCGCCCTCCAGGCGGCCAAGGCCCTGGGAGAAGACGTGCACGCACTCTGGCCGGCGCTCCGCCAGGCCCGCCCCGCCCGCGCCATCAGCCCCGAGCTGGTCGCGCTCTACGAACAGCGGGCCGATATCCCCGTCTCGACGTTCACCGACCTGATGACCCAGGCCCGGGAACAGATCGACATCCTCGTCTACGCGGCCGTCTTCCTCCACGAGGCGTACCCCCGGTTGAACGAACTCCTCACCGAACGCGCCGCCGAAGGCTGCACCGTCCGCATCGCGATCGGGGACCCCGACAGCGACAACGTCCAAGCCCGCGGCCAAGAGGAGCGGTTCGGCCACGGCATCGAATCCCGCTGCTGCCTCGCCCTCATGCACTACAGGCCCCTCGCCGGCACCCCCGGCATCGAAGTCCGCACCCATGGCACCACGCTCTACAACTCCCTCTACCGCGCCGACGACCAGCAACTCGTCAACGCACACGTCTGGGGCGTCAACGCCTACGCCGCCCCCGTATGGCATCTTCGCCGTCACGAGACAGGCGGCATGTTCGACACCTACGCCGAGAGCTTCGACGCCGTGTGGACGACGGCAACACCCGTACGAGAGGACGGCTGA
- a CDS encoding NUDIX domain-containing protein has product MARTEYYDDPNAPRPNSMVVAASAVVTDDHGRILLQRRRDNDLWALPGGGMHLTDSLPGTAVREVKEETGLDVEITGLVGTYTDPKHIIAYTDGEVRRQFNVCFTTRITGGQLEISDESTELRFVPSEEIERLPMHHTQQLRLQHFLEQRERPYLG; this is encoded by the coding sequence GTGGCCCGCACCGAGTACTACGACGACCCGAACGCCCCCAGGCCGAACAGCATGGTCGTCGCCGCGTCCGCCGTCGTCACCGACGACCACGGGCGCATCCTCCTCCAGCGCCGCCGCGACAACGACCTATGGGCTCTGCCCGGAGGCGGCATGCACCTCACCGACTCCCTGCCCGGCACAGCCGTCCGCGAGGTCAAGGAAGAGACCGGCCTCGACGTGGAGATCACCGGCCTGGTCGGCACTTACACCGACCCGAAGCACATCATCGCCTACACCGACGGTGAGGTCCGCCGTCAGTTCAACGTCTGCTTCACCACCCGCATCACCGGCGGCCAACTGGAGATCTCCGACGAGTCCACCGAACTCCGGTTTGTGCCATCAGAAGAGATCGAGCGGTTGCCGATGCACCACACCCAACAACTCAGGCTCCAACACTTCCTGGAACAGCGCGAAAGGCCGTACCTGGGCTGA